The Urbifossiella limnaea genome has a window encoding:
- a CDS encoding DUF1501 domain-containing protein, whose product MYPFSRRDFLARTGMGFGLTALAPMLAGDARAVDAVNPLAPRPPHFPAKAKRVIHIFANGGPSQVDTFDPKPSLLKYAGQPLPTTNLRTERRTGAAFPSPFTFRPRGKSGIQVSDLFAETAKHIDDICVIRSMHADVPNHEPSFLLMNTGEARLIRPSVGSWVTYGLGTENQNLPGYISMCPGGMPLLDSQNWQCGFLPGVFQGTYIDSRHTDVERLVEHIRNRGTSPADQRRQLDLLARLNGMHQATRPNDPLLEARIRSFELAYRMQSEATEAFDTTREPKAILDAYGPGEQARSLLLARRLVERGVRFVQVSHAPVQPWDSHDDLEVNHRRLAGQIDKPIAALISDLKRLGLFESTLIIWGGEFGRTPVVELPTPGSNAGKVNGRDHNHWGFSMWMAGGGVKGGTVVGATDEFGFRAVENPVHVHDLHATVLHLLGFDHEKFTFRYAGRDFRLTDVHGRVVREVLA is encoded by the coding sequence ATGTACCCGTTCAGCCGCCGCGACTTCCTGGCCCGCACCGGGATGGGCTTCGGCCTCACCGCCCTCGCCCCCATGCTCGCCGGCGACGCCCGGGCCGTCGACGCGGTCAACCCGCTCGCGCCGCGGCCGCCGCACTTCCCGGCCAAAGCGAAGCGCGTCATCCACATTTTCGCCAACGGCGGGCCGAGCCAGGTCGACACGTTCGACCCCAAGCCGTCGCTGCTGAAGTACGCCGGCCAGCCGCTGCCGACGACCAACCTCCGCACCGAGCGCCGCACCGGGGCCGCGTTCCCGTCGCCGTTCACCTTCCGCCCGCGCGGCAAGAGCGGCATCCAGGTCAGCGACCTCTTCGCGGAAACCGCCAAGCACATCGACGACATCTGCGTCATCCGCTCGATGCACGCCGACGTCCCGAACCACGAGCCGTCGTTCCTCCTGATGAACACCGGCGAGGCCCGGCTCATCCGCCCGAGCGTCGGCAGCTGGGTCACGTACGGGCTCGGCACCGAGAACCAGAACCTGCCCGGGTACATCAGCATGTGCCCGGGTGGGATGCCGCTGCTCGACTCGCAGAACTGGCAGTGCGGCTTCCTGCCGGGCGTCTTCCAGGGCACGTACATCGACAGCCGGCACACCGACGTGGAGCGGCTCGTCGAGCACATCCGCAACCGCGGCACGAGCCCCGCCGACCAGCGCCGCCAGCTCGACCTGCTGGCCCGCCTCAACGGCATGCACCAGGCGACGCGGCCGAACGACCCACTGCTCGAAGCCCGAATCCGCTCGTTCGAGCTGGCCTACCGGATGCAGTCGGAGGCGACCGAGGCGTTCGACACCACGCGCGAACCGAAGGCGATCCTGGACGCTTACGGCCCCGGCGAGCAGGCCCGCAGCCTACTGCTGGCCCGGCGGCTGGTCGAGCGCGGGGTGCGGTTCGTGCAGGTGAGCCACGCCCCGGTACAGCCGTGGGACAGCCACGACGACCTGGAAGTCAACCACCGCCGCCTCGCCGGCCAGATCGACAAGCCGATCGCGGCGCTGATCTCGGACCTGAAGCGACTCGGGCTGTTCGAGAGTACGCTCATCATCTGGGGCGGCGAGTTCGGCCGCACGCCGGTGGTCGAGCTGCCGACGCCGGGCTCGAACGCGGGCAAGGTGAACGGCCGCGACCACAACCACTGGGGCTTCTCGATGTGGATGGCCGGCGGCGGTGTGAAGGGCGGCACCGTGGTGGGCGCGACCGACGAGTTCGGCTTCCGGGCGGTGGAAAACCCGGTGCACGTCCACGACCTGCACGCGACGGTGCTGCACCTGCTCGGCTTCGACCACGAGAAGTTCACGTTCCGCTACGCCGGCCGCGACTTCCGCCTGACGGACGTGCACGGCCGGGTCGTGCGCGAGGTGTTGGCCTGA
- a CDS encoding PSD1 and planctomycete cytochrome C domain-containing protein, translating to MTRWIAVVPLLALVATPAAAQPAAKLTAEQTQLFETKVRPVLAEKCFSCHGEKKQSAGLRLDTAAGVKQGADDGAVIVPGDPAKSRLIKSVKREGDYAMPPKDALRPEQVADLTDWVRMGAPFPAEQAVVKGADPTKHWAFQPVKPQAPPATRRPTTHPIDAFVVSKLETKGLTPSAPADRRTLLRRAYYDLIGLPPTADEIAAFEKDQTPGAFEAVIDHLLASPHYGERWGRHWLDVARYADTKGYVFQEEKAFPFAYTYRDYVIRSINEDKPFDRFVVEQLAADRLPLGEDKSALAAMGFLTLGRRFLNNTHDIIDDRIDVVTRGLMGLSVACARCHDHKYDPIPAKDYYSLYGVFASSVEPKQLPLLSEKRSPEQQAFDRELAKKEADIEAEKVRRFEAAVAKLRAADALADYLRAGLDARGKSPEQVQAFARERDLNGFVLGRWRPYLTEQLKAGNPVLTPLAALHALPEAEFAAKSAAALDGLKVKAHPAVTAALTAAKPKTFREAATAVGKAIAQGKDDAALAGVTGKGGPLDIAVADADKLFNRVDRDALVAARRKVDAFQASSPNAPQRAHVLVDGNVQEPVVFLRGNPGNRGPAVPRQMVAVAATNRQPFKQGSGRLELANAIASPDNPLTARVFVNRVWAGHFGHGLVRTPSDFGVRSDPPTHPELLDWLAHRFVTDGWSPKRLHKLIMLSATYQQASASPDALFRADPENKLLARQNRRRLDFESLRDSLLVGSGKLDRTVYGRPVDLFKAPFPTRRSVYGLIDRLNPPGTLRVFDAANPDQHSPQRFLTTVPQQALFLMNSPFVREQAVALATRPEMTSAGTPDAKVTALYRLALGRAPTPAELALGREFVADAATGRWEQYAQVLLLSNEFAFVD from the coding sequence ATGACCCGCTGGATTGCCGTAGTACCCCTCCTCGCGCTCGTCGCCACGCCCGCGGCCGCACAGCCCGCCGCCAAGCTGACCGCCGAACAGACCCAGTTATTCGAGACGAAGGTTCGCCCCGTCCTGGCCGAGAAATGCTTCTCCTGCCATGGCGAGAAGAAGCAGAGTGCCGGCCTCCGCCTCGACACCGCGGCGGGGGTCAAGCAGGGTGCCGACGACGGGGCAGTCATCGTGCCCGGCGACCCGGCCAAGAGCCGGCTCATCAAGTCGGTGAAGCGCGAGGGCGACTACGCGATGCCGCCGAAGGACGCGCTACGGCCCGAACAGGTCGCCGACCTGACGGACTGGGTGCGGATGGGCGCCCCGTTCCCCGCCGAGCAGGCGGTGGTGAAGGGCGCCGACCCGACGAAGCACTGGGCCTTCCAGCCGGTGAAGCCGCAGGCGCCGCCGGCGACCAGGCGGCCGACGACGCACCCGATCGACGCCTTCGTGGTGTCGAAGCTGGAGACGAAGGGGCTGACGCCGTCCGCGCCCGCGGACCGGCGGACCTTGCTTCGGCGGGCCTACTACGACCTGATCGGCCTGCCGCCGACCGCGGACGAGATCGCTGCGTTCGAGAAGGACCAAACGCCCGGCGCGTTCGAGGCGGTGATCGACCACCTGCTGGCGAGCCCGCACTACGGCGAGCGGTGGGGCCGGCACTGGCTCGACGTGGCGCGGTACGCCGACACCAAGGGCTACGTCTTTCAGGAGGAGAAGGCCTTCCCGTTCGCCTACACCTACCGCGACTACGTGATCCGCTCGATCAACGAGGACAAGCCGTTCGACCGGTTCGTCGTCGAGCAACTGGCCGCGGACCGGCTGCCGCTCGGCGAGGACAAGTCGGCCCTGGCCGCGATGGGCTTCCTCACGCTGGGCCGCCGGTTCCTCAACAACACGCACGACATCATCGACGACCGCATCGACGTGGTCACCCGCGGGCTGATGGGCCTGTCGGTGGCCTGCGCCCGCTGCCACGACCACAAGTACGACCCCATCCCCGCGAAGGATTATTACAGCCTCTACGGCGTGTTCGCGAGTTCGGTCGAGCCGAAGCAGCTGCCACTCCTGTCGGAGAAGCGGTCGCCCGAGCAGCAGGCTTTCGACCGCGAGCTGGCCAAGAAGGAGGCCGACATTGAAGCCGAGAAGGTGCGGCGGTTCGAGGCCGCGGTGGCCAAGCTCCGCGCCGCGGACGCGCTCGCCGACTACCTCCGCGCCGGGCTCGACGCCCGCGGCAAGTCGCCCGAGCAGGTTCAAGCGTTCGCCCGGGAGCGCGACCTGAACGGCTTCGTCCTCGGCCGCTGGCGACCGTACCTGACCGAGCAGCTCAAGGCGGGCAACCCCGTCCTCACGCCGCTCGCGGCGTTGCACGCCCTCCCCGAAGCCGAGTTCGCCGCCAAGAGCGCGGCCGCCCTCGACGGCCTGAAAGTGAAGGCCCATCCCGCCGTCACGGCCGCGCTGACGGCCGCGAAGCCGAAGACGTTCCGCGAGGCGGCGACCGCCGTCGGCAAGGCCATCGCTCAGGGCAAGGACGACGCCGCGCTCGCCGGCGTTACGGGGAAGGGCGGCCCGCTCGACATCGCCGTCGCGGACGCCGACAAGCTCTTCAACCGGGTCGACCGCGACGCCCTCGTCGCGGCCCGGAGGAAGGTGGACGCCTTTCAGGCGAGCAGCCCGAACGCCCCGCAGCGGGCGCACGTCCTGGTCGACGGTAACGTGCAGGAGCCGGTCGTGTTCCTCCGCGGCAACCCTGGAAATCGCGGCCCCGCCGTGCCGCGGCAGATGGTCGCGGTGGCCGCGACGAACCGCCAGCCCTTCAAGCAGGGGAGCGGCCGCCTGGAGTTGGCGAACGCGATCGCCAGCCCCGACAACCCGCTGACCGCGAGGGTGTTCGTGAACCGCGTGTGGGCCGGGCACTTCGGCCACGGCCTCGTCCGCACGCCGAGCGACTTCGGCGTCCGCAGCGACCCGCCGACGCACCCCGAACTGCTGGACTGGCTCGCCCACCGCTTCGTGACCGACGGCTGGAGCCCGAAGCGGTTGCACAAGCTGATCATGCTCTCGGCGACGTATCAGCAGGCGAGTGCGTCCCCGGACGCGCTGTTTCGCGCCGACCCGGAAAACAAGCTGCTCGCCCGTCAGAACCGCCGCCGGCTCGACTTCGAGTCGCTGCGCGACTCACTGCTCGTGGGTTCAGGCAAACTCGACCGCACCGTGTACGGCCGGCCGGTGGATTTGTTCAAGGCACCGTTCCCGACGCGGCGATCGGTGTACGGCCTGATCGACCGACTGAACCCTCCGGGCACACTCCGCGTTTTCGATGCGGCGAACCCGGACCAACACAGCCCGCAGCGGTTCCTGACCACGGTCCCCCAGCAGGCGCTATTCCTGATGAACAGCCCGTTCGTGCGCGAGCAGGCGGTGGCGTTGGCGACGCGCCCGGAGATGACGAGCGCCGGCACCCCCGACGCCAAAGTGACCGCGCTGTACCGCCTGGCGCTGGGCCGCGCCCCAACGCCTGCCGAACTTGCGCTGGGCCGCGAGTTCGTGGCCGACGCCGCGACCGGCCGCTGGGAGCAGTACGCCCAGGTGTTGCTGCTGAGCAACGAGTTCGCGTTCGTGGACTGA
- a CDS encoding protein kinase domain-containing protein — protein MSAPPSDSGEATREPVAPAPSPGRTATRADPVSENGTKAFDTATGPAALPTSDDRYELRSFLARGGMGEVWTAYDRVLNREVALKLLRDDGKHHTPSASRFVDEARITGKLQHPGIPPVHDLGTLRDGRAFMAMKLIRGRTLADELAPTPPPLAELLRTFEDVCQAVAYAHDRRVIHRDLKPANVMVGAFHEVQVMDWGLAKVLAEASPAPVAPADDAAAPPVSVIESDRDPSSQTRAGSLLGTPAYMPPEQAKGEIDRTDTRSDVFALGAMLCELLTGRPPYWAATAQEVVALSITAQLGPAFERLDASPVDPELVALAKRCLQADPDARPADAKQVAAAVAGYRAGVEGRLRDAERERAAAEARLVEQRKRRQVQRALAAAAVVIVAGVAGGAWWADRQAAERELDRRQKQAELDRLEAQRSADELARAARGAQAVEFLLDEVNAALAADYAERAAIPFGLIEKRLAEGVVGTSAARVARARADLTMLRELDAAAEAQWAAEDYRLRVGRSTGAWDAAFRRYGVDPGNTPVETAAAVVNGSVIRERLLLALDLWFLNLSDSDRRTALRNILRIADPDPYRNEFRTTALGFDLRYKQSLLDHPAALHQPPRFAAVIGQVYQFSAATRERVLRPALERNPDNVPLIHTMLGVLEAGGTARAETLAQQLRWAQAATSLRPESKVAWRSLGRAHWDRGQFEDAARCYRRAVRLDPRDYNSWTQLSAVLLRMHDPEAALEAADRALVLNPDYSHAHINRGSVFQRQGRYTEALREFDLAVELEARTGMESSGSYNNRGHARLRLGDYTGAIADFKEALRITPDSTLAEANLTIAVRWRRGAAAEAVAAPPPREVSP, from the coding sequence ATGTCCGCACCGCCGTCCGATTCCGGCGAAGCAACGCGGGAGCCCGTCGCTCCCGCACCGTCGCCCGGCCGCACCGCCACTCGGGCGGACCCGGTCAGCGAGAACGGCACGAAGGCGTTCGACACCGCCACCGGGCCGGCCGCCCTTCCCACGTCCGACGACCGCTACGAACTCCGCTCCTTCCTCGCCCGCGGCGGCATGGGCGAGGTGTGGACGGCGTACGACCGCGTTCTGAACCGGGAGGTCGCCCTCAAACTGCTCCGCGACGACGGCAAACACCACACCCCGTCGGCGTCGCGGTTCGTGGACGAGGCCCGCATCACGGGCAAGCTCCAGCACCCGGGCATCCCGCCGGTCCACGACCTCGGCACGCTCCGCGACGGGCGGGCGTTCATGGCCATGAAGTTGATTCGCGGCCGAACCCTCGCGGACGAGTTGGCGCCCACCCCGCCGCCGCTGGCCGAGCTCCTCCGCACCTTCGAGGACGTGTGTCAGGCGGTCGCGTACGCCCACGATCGTCGCGTCATCCACCGCGACCTGAAGCCCGCCAACGTCATGGTCGGGGCGTTCCACGAAGTGCAGGTCATGGACTGGGGGCTGGCGAAGGTGCTCGCCGAAGCGTCGCCCGCGCCCGTTGCGCCGGCGGACGACGCGGCCGCTCCTCCCGTGTCGGTAATTGAGTCCGACCGCGACCCGAGTTCGCAGACGCGGGCCGGCAGCCTCCTCGGCACGCCGGCGTACATGCCGCCCGAACAGGCCAAGGGCGAGATCGACCGCACCGACACCCGCTCCGACGTGTTCGCCCTCGGGGCGATGCTCTGCGAGCTCCTGACCGGCCGGCCGCCGTACTGGGCCGCGACCGCGCAAGAGGTGGTAGCCCTGTCGATCACGGCCCAACTCGGCCCGGCGTTCGAGCGGCTCGACGCTTCGCCCGTTGACCCCGAGTTGGTCGCACTGGCGAAGCGGTGCCTCCAGGCCGACCCGGACGCCCGCCCGGCCGACGCCAAGCAGGTTGCTGCCGCGGTGGCCGGATACCGCGCGGGCGTCGAGGGCCGGCTGCGTGACGCCGAGCGCGAGCGGGCCGCAGCCGAGGCGCGGCTCGTGGAGCAGCGGAAGCGCCGGCAGGTGCAACGGGCGCTGGCTGCGGCCGCGGTCGTGATCGTGGCGGGTGTGGCCGGCGGGGCGTGGTGGGCCGACCGGCAGGCGGCCGAGCGCGAGCTCGACCGCCGCCAGAAGCAGGCCGAGCTCGACCGGCTGGAGGCGCAGCGGTCGGCGGACGAACTCGCGCGTGCCGCGCGTGGCGCTCAGGCCGTCGAGTTTCTGCTCGACGAGGTGAACGCCGCCCTCGCCGCCGACTACGCCGAGAGGGCCGCGATTCCGTTCGGCCTGATCGAGAAGCGGCTTGCCGAGGGGGTTGTGGGAACGTCCGCGGCCCGCGTCGCCCGCGCCCGTGCCGACCTGACGATGTTGCGGGAGCTCGACGCGGCCGCCGAGGCCCAGTGGGCCGCGGAAGACTATCGGCTCCGGGTGGGGCGCTCGACCGGCGCTTGGGACGCGGCCTTCCGGCGGTACGGCGTCGACCCTGGGAATACGCCGGTCGAGACCGCGGCGGCGGTGGTGAACGGCTCCGTCATCCGCGAGCGGTTGCTGCTGGCTCTCGACCTGTGGTTCCTCAACTTGTCCGACTCCGACCGTCGCACCGCGCTCCGGAACATCCTCCGCATTGCGGACCCGGACCCGTACCGGAACGAGTTCCGCACCACCGCCCTCGGCTTCGACCTGCGGTACAAGCAGTCTCTACTGGACCACCCGGCCGCCCTTCACCAGCCGCCCCGCTTCGCGGCCGTCATCGGGCAGGTGTACCAGTTCTCGGCCGCGACCCGGGAGCGTGTCCTTCGGCCGGCACTGGAGCGGAACCCGGACAACGTGCCGTTGATTCACACCATGTTGGGGGTGCTCGAAGCCGGCGGGACCGCGCGCGCCGAAACTCTCGCCCAGCAGCTGCGATGGGCGCAGGCGGCGACCTCGCTGCGGCCGGAGAGCAAGGTGGCGTGGCGGAGCCTCGGCCGGGCCCACTGGGACCGCGGCCAGTTCGAGGACGCCGCCCGCTGCTACCGCCGGGCCGTGCGCCTCGACCCGCGGGACTACAACTCGTGGACGCAGCTCAGCGCCGTGCTACTCCGGATGCACGACCCCGAAGCCGCACTCGAAGCCGCGGACCGCGCCTTGGTGCTGAACCCGGACTACTCACACGCCCACATCAACCGCGGCTCCGTCTTCCAGCGACAGGGCCGGTACACCGAGGCGCTGAGGGAGTTCGACCTGGCCGTCGAGTTGGAAGCCCGGACCGGCATGGAGTCGTCCGGCTCCTACAACAACCGCGGCCACGCCCGCCTGCGACTCGGGGACTACACCGGGGCCATAGCCGACTTCAAAGAAGCCCTTCGCATCACGCCGGACTCGACCCTGGCGGAGGCGAACCTGACGATCGCCGTGCGCTGGCGGCGCGGCGCGGCGGCCGAGGCGGTCGCGGCCCCGCCGCCGCGGGAAGTCTCTCCCTGA
- a CDS encoding DUF1501 domain-containing protein, translating to MIRLDAPRPANVCNGPSRRDFFHAGAIAPIGLTLAALERAKAAGQADNDTNCIMLFLVGGPSQIDTWDPKPNAPEEVRGPFRPTRTNVPGTQISEIFPQTARHADKFSLVRSVYHTAAAVHDTGHQMMQTGRLFSGGVEHPHVGCALGYLKGGRAELPPHVLLPKPIGRTGGNLPHGHAAGYLGKPHDPFILNADPNAPGFRVPDLLPPDYITGVRAERRQRLREAVDGATAAFEGSAAARQLDENFGLAYRLMSSPRARDAFALEKEPDRVKERYGRTRFGQSCLMARRLIEAGVRFVTVNMFETVFDEVTWDIHGSKPFTDIVQMSREVVPNFDRAYSALLEDLSERGLLSNTMVVALGEFGRTPKVNPAGGRDHHPGVWTILMGGGPLKGGRVVGESDELGGTPKTRPVTPGEVAATLYRGLGLDPHKELPGPQGRPIPLVDFGVRPIAELF from the coding sequence ATGATCCGGCTGGACGCCCCCCGCCCCGCCAACGTCTGCAACGGCCCCAGCCGGCGCGACTTCTTCCACGCCGGGGCGATCGCCCCGATCGGCCTCACGCTCGCGGCCTTGGAGCGAGCAAAGGCGGCCGGCCAGGCCGACAACGACACGAACTGCATCATGCTGTTCCTGGTCGGCGGCCCGAGCCAGATCGACACCTGGGACCCGAAACCGAACGCCCCCGAGGAGGTCCGCGGCCCGTTCCGCCCGACACGGACGAACGTGCCAGGCACGCAGATCAGCGAAATCTTTCCGCAGACGGCGCGGCACGCCGACAAGTTCTCGCTCGTGCGCTCGGTGTACCACACGGCCGCCGCCGTCCACGACACCGGCCACCAGATGATGCAGACGGGCCGGCTGTTCAGCGGCGGCGTCGAGCACCCGCACGTCGGCTGCGCGCTCGGCTACCTGAAGGGCGGGCGGGCCGAGTTGCCGCCGCACGTGCTGCTGCCGAAGCCGATCGGCCGCACCGGCGGGAACCTGCCCCACGGCCACGCGGCGGGTTACCTCGGCAAGCCGCACGACCCGTTCATCCTGAACGCCGACCCGAACGCGCCCGGCTTCCGCGTCCCGGACCTGCTGCCGCCGGACTACATCACCGGCGTCCGCGCCGAGCGTCGGCAGCGGCTGCGGGAAGCGGTCGACGGCGCGACCGCGGCGTTCGAGGGGAGCGCGGCCGCCCGTCAGTTGGACGAGAACTTCGGCCTGGCCTACCGGCTGATGTCGTCGCCGCGGGCGCGCGACGCCTTCGCCCTGGAGAAAGAGCCGGACCGGGTGAAGGAGCGCTACGGCCGGACGCGGTTCGGCCAGAGTTGCCTCATGGCCCGCCGGCTGATCGAGGCCGGCGTACGCTTCGTTACGGTCAACATGTTCGAGACCGTGTTCGACGAGGTGACGTGGGACATCCACGGCTCGAAGCCGTTCACCGACATCGTGCAGATGAGCCGCGAGGTGGTGCCGAACTTCGACCGGGCCTACTCCGCGCTGCTCGAAGACCTGAGCGAGCGCGGGCTGTTGTCGAACACGATGGTCGTGGCGCTCGGCGAGTTCGGCCGGACGCCGAAGGTGAACCCGGCCGGCGGCCGCGACCACCACCCCGGCGTGTGGACGATCCTGATGGGCGGCGGACCGTTGAAGGGCGGCCGCGTCGTCGGCGAGTCGGACGAGTTGGGCGGCACGCCGAAGACGCGGCCGGTGACGCCCGGCGAGGTGGCCGCGACGCTGTACCGCGGGCTCGGCCTGGACCCCCACAAGGAGTTGCCCGGCCCGCAAGGCCGGCCGATCCCGCTGGTGGACTTCGGCGTCCGCCCGATCGCCGAGCTGTTCTGA
- a CDS encoding DUF1553 domain-containing protein, with translation MRQTALGLVLLLAPGVCAAGELKVYPPAVAVSGPNRVQQLLVVEEENGRVVADHTTKATYTSSTTSVAKVTADGLVTAVGDGDGTVTVTVNGRSLQVKLTASTGVSGWGFRNHVVPTLTRTGCNSGACHGALAGKGGLKLSLRGYDPDADHFALTRQVVARRVDLARPADSLMLQKATRALPHAGGTRFEADSDHHALLLQWVTAGATVPAAAEPELVRLDVFPRAALLKPRDTVRVVVRAVYANGTVEDVTRWAKFVSSEEQAATVTEDGVVTVVGHGEAAVSVLFGTKVAALTVTAPFATPVDAAAFTPPAGAGFVDVLVLKKLQLLRVAPNGTCSDSEFVRRVFLDVCGVLPKPEETAAFLADTDARKRERLIDRLLDRPEYVDYWTMKWSDLLLVSSRRLPQPAMWAFYRSVRQSVADNQPWDRFARDILTASGSTLTNGRGNYFVLHRDVSDLAESTAVTFMGTSITCARCHNHPLERWTQDQYWQFANLFARVGLKNGDRPGEVLIQPRADGDALHLRRGVAMPPTPLDGKAVPEGDSRDRRVHFTDWLTAAENPYFARAAVNRVWKSLMGRGLVETEDDLRDTNPATNVELLDALAADFVTNRFDVKHLIRTVTRSAAYQRASRASPANAADDRFYSRYLLRRLPAEVILDAYSDVTGVPTAFNQLKSAAGDSTTPTTSYPLGTRAMQLPDSLAVSRFLEAFGRPERVATCSCERTADASVGQALHLNNGQTLNEKLRSGTSVVARWVDAKLSDREVVDRLYLAALSRAPTAEERDRFVGILAEAGRESPAARREALEDFAWAVLTGREFLFNH, from the coding sequence ATGCGGCAGACGGCCCTCGGACTCGTGCTTCTGCTCGCCCCCGGCGTTTGTGCGGCCGGCGAGTTGAAAGTCTACCCGCCCGCGGTCGCAGTGTCGGGACCGAACCGCGTCCAGCAACTCCTGGTCGTCGAGGAGGAGAACGGCCGCGTCGTCGCCGATCACACTACGAAGGCGACCTACACCAGTTCCACCACTTCCGTGGCGAAGGTGACCGCGGACGGGCTTGTTACCGCCGTCGGTGACGGCGACGGCACCGTCACGGTGACAGTCAACGGCCGGTCGCTACAGGTGAAGCTGACGGCGTCGACGGGCGTGTCGGGCTGGGGCTTCCGCAACCACGTCGTCCCGACGCTGACGCGGACCGGCTGCAACTCGGGGGCGTGCCACGGGGCCCTCGCCGGCAAGGGTGGGCTCAAGCTGTCGCTCCGCGGCTACGACCCCGACGCCGATCACTTCGCTCTCACGCGCCAGGTCGTCGCCCGCCGCGTCGACCTTGCACGCCCCGCCGACAGCCTGATGCTCCAGAAGGCGACGCGCGCCCTGCCGCACGCCGGCGGCACGCGCTTCGAGGCCGACTCCGACCACCACGCGCTGCTCCTCCAGTGGGTCACCGCCGGGGCGACTGTTCCCGCGGCCGCGGAGCCGGAGTTGGTGCGGCTCGACGTGTTCCCGCGCGCGGCGTTGCTGAAGCCGCGGGACACGGTCCGCGTCGTTGTTCGTGCCGTCTACGCGAACGGCACCGTCGAGGACGTGACCCGCTGGGCCAAGTTCGTGTCCAGTGAGGAGCAGGCGGCGACGGTCACCGAAGACGGCGTGGTCACGGTCGTCGGGCACGGCGAGGCGGCCGTGTCGGTGTTGTTCGGCACGAAGGTCGCGGCCCTCACCGTTACCGCCCCGTTCGCGACGCCGGTCGATGCCGCCGCGTTCACGCCGCCGGCCGGGGCCGGCTTCGTCGACGTGCTCGTACTCAAGAAACTGCAACTCCTCCGCGTCGCGCCGAACGGCACCTGTTCGGACAGCGAGTTCGTCCGGCGCGTGTTCCTCGACGTGTGCGGCGTCCTACCCAAGCCCGAGGAAACGGCCGCGTTCCTCGCCGACACCGACGCGCGGAAGCGCGAGCGGCTCATCGACCGGCTGTTGGACCGGCCCGAGTACGTGGACTACTGGACGATGAAGTGGTCCGACCTGTTGCTGGTGTCGAGCCGGCGGCTGCCGCAGCCGGCGATGTGGGCGTTCTACCGATCGGTGCGGCAGTCGGTGGCCGACAACCAGCCGTGGGACCGCTTCGCCCGCGACATCCTCACCGCGTCGGGTAGCACTCTGACGAACGGCCGCGGCAACTACTTCGTCCTCCACCGCGACGTGTCCGACCTGGCCGAATCGACCGCGGTCACGTTCATGGGCACGTCCATCACCTGCGCCCGCTGCCACAACCACCCGCTGGAGCGCTGGACGCAGGACCAGTACTGGCAGTTCGCCAACCTGTTCGCCCGCGTCGGCCTGAAGAACGGCGACCGCCCCGGCGAGGTGCTGATCCAGCCGCGGGCCGACGGCGACGCCCTGCACCTGCGGCGCGGCGTGGCCATGCCGCCGACGCCCCTGGACGGCAAGGCCGTGCCCGAGGGCGACTCGCGTGACCGCCGCGTGCACTTCACCGACTGGCTCACGGCCGCGGAGAACCCGTACTTCGCCAGGGCCGCGGTGAACCGCGTCTGGAAGAGCCTGATGGGTCGGGGGCTGGTCGAGACCGAGGACGACCTGCGCGACACCAACCCCGCCACCAACGTCGAGTTGCTCGACGCCCTCGCCGCGGACTTCGTGACGAACCGGTTCGACGTGAAGCACCTGATCCGCACCGTGACGCGCTCGGCGGCCTACCAGCGTGCGTCGAGGGCGAGCCCGGCCAACGCCGCGGACGACCGCTTCTACTCGCGTTACCTGTTGCGCCGGCTCCCGGCCGAGGTCATTCTCGACGCCTACTCGGACGTGACGGGTGTGCCGACGGCCTTCAACCAGCTGAAGTCGGCGGCCGGTGATTCTACGACGCCGACGACCAGTTACCCGCTCGGCACGCGGGCGATGCAGCTGCCGGATTCGCTCGCCGTGTCGCGCTTCCTGGAGGCCTTCGGCCGGCCGGAGCGCGTGGCCACGTGCTCCTGCGAGCGGACCGCGGACGCGAGCGTCGGGCAGGCACTTCACCTCAATAACGGCCAGACGTTGAACGAAAAGCTTCGTAGCGGCACGTCGGTCGTGGCCCGCTGGGTGGACGCGAAACTGAGCGACCGCGAGGTCGTGGACCGGCTGTACCTCGCCGCGCTGAGCCGCGCCCCGACGGCGGAGGAGCGCGACCGGTTCGTCGGCATCCTGGCCGAGGCCGGCCGCGAGAGCCCCGCCGCCCGCCGCGAGGCGCTCGAGGACTTCGCCTGGGCCGTACTGACCGGCCGCGAGTTCTTGTTCAACCACTGA